From the Marinomonas sp. THO17 genome, one window contains:
- the era gene encoding GTPase Era yields MSEAEVTHCGYIAIVGRPNVGKSTLLNHILGQKLSITSRKPQTTRDQILGVKTEGHVQAIYVDTPGLHLGETKAINRMMNRTATAALKDVDLVLFVVDADRWTEEDESVLQKVKHASCPVILVVNKVDQLEQKDELLPRLANLSERMEFAQIVPISALRNKNLDRLERLVESYIPEGMQYYPEDQITNRSSRFLAAEIVREKITRQLGQEVPYEVAVQIEEFVYEASAIHISALILVERNGQKRIIIGDRGEKIKLIGKEARIDMEELFQHKVMLNLWIKVRSGWSDDERALASLGYQED; encoded by the coding sequence ATGTCTGAAGCTGAAGTAACACATTGTGGTTACATTGCCATTGTGGGTCGCCCTAATGTCGGTAAATCGACGTTATTGAATCACATCTTAGGGCAAAAGTTGTCCATTACTTCTCGTAAGCCGCAAACGACACGAGATCAAATTTTAGGTGTGAAAACCGAAGGACATGTACAGGCGATTTATGTGGATACGCCTGGTTTGCACTTGGGTGAAACCAAAGCTATAAACCGCATGATGAATCGTACTGCCACGGCAGCATTGAAAGACGTAGATTTGGTCTTATTTGTAGTGGACGCTGATCGTTGGACCGAAGAAGATGAATCCGTCTTGCAAAAAGTAAAACACGCATCTTGCCCGGTGATTTTAGTGGTGAACAAGGTTGATCAACTTGAACAAAAAGACGAATTATTACCGCGTTTAGCCAACTTGTCTGAGCGCATGGAGTTTGCTCAAATTGTGCCTATTTCGGCATTACGTAATAAGAACTTAGATCGTCTTGAACGTTTAGTGGAAAGCTATATACCAGAAGGTATGCAGTATTATCCTGAAGATCAAATAACCAATCGTAGTTCACGCTTTTTAGCGGCAGAAATTGTGCGTGAAAAAATCACCCGTCAATTGGGTCAAGAAGTGCCTTATGAAGTTGCAGTACAAATTGAAGAATTTGTTTATGAAGCATCGGCTATTCATATCAGTGCATTAATTTTGGTAGAGCGCAATGGTCAAAAACGCATCATTATTGGTGATCGTGGTGAGAAAATTAAATTGATCGGCAAAGAAGCGCGTATAGACATGGAAGAATTGTTTCAACATAAAGTCATGCTAAATTTGTGGATTAAAGTGCGTTCTGGCTGGTCTGATGACGAGCGTGCTTTGGCCAGTTTGGGTTATCAGGAAGACTGA
- the mazG gene encoding nucleoside triphosphate pyrophosphohydrolase, which translates to MSEAIQRLEYLMACLRDKEFGCSWDKKQTYQSIAPYTLEETYEVIDAIEKADYEHLKEELGDLLFQVIFYAQIAKEEGRFNFDDVVNAIVNKMLRRHPHVFPDADLQRFGEVCHLSEEEISAQWQSIKAQEKAEQAPQGVLDEVPVSMPALMQAVKLQQKAAKFGFDWPEIQPVFAKIREELTELEEAIVAGEQDHVASEMGDVLFAVTNLARHLQVSPDIALQKTNIKFRRRFARIEAFLAAEDRQLTDCSLEELDRYWEQAKSEGL; encoded by the coding sequence TTGAGTGAAGCCATCCAACGTTTAGAGTATTTAATGGCGTGTTTACGTGACAAAGAGTTTGGCTGCAGCTGGGATAAGAAGCAAACCTATCAGAGCATTGCACCTTATACTTTGGAAGAAACCTATGAAGTCATTGATGCTATAGAAAAAGCAGATTATGAGCACCTTAAAGAAGAGCTGGGGGATTTATTATTCCAAGTTATTTTTTATGCGCAGATTGCTAAAGAAGAAGGGCGGTTCAATTTTGATGATGTGGTAAATGCCATAGTGAATAAAATGTTACGCCGTCATCCCCATGTCTTTCCAGATGCGGATTTGCAGCGTTTTGGTGAGGTTTGCCATTTATCTGAAGAAGAAATTTCTGCTCAGTGGCAAAGCATCAAGGCACAAGAAAAGGCTGAGCAAGCACCGCAAGGAGTCTTGGATGAGGTGCCAGTCTCTATGCCTGCTTTAATGCAAGCAGTAAAGTTACAGCAAAAAGCCGCAAAGTTTGGCTTTGACTGGCCCGAGATTCAGCCTGTATTTGCCAAAATTCGTGAAGAATTGACAGAATTGGAAGAAGCCATTGTGGCTGGTGAACAAGATCATGTAGCGTCAGAAATGGGAGATGTATTGTTTGCTGTCACCAATTTAGCGCGTCATTTACAGGTTTCTCCAGACATTGCCTTGCAGAAAACCAATATCAAATTTCGACGACGATTTGCTAGAATTGAAGCCTTTCTGGCAGCAGAAGACAGACAGCTAACAGATTGTTCGTTAGAAGAATTAGACCGTTATTGGGAACAAGCCAAAAGCGAAGGTTTATAG
- a CDS encoding ATP-binding protein produces the protein MINIRLPGLRFNHNSKLFFSLFAPVFIISILSCVFLLSTRFQDLDNNLHQRISHITEQVAATSEYAIVFSDQNMMYRILQNALSNQYISSIQLYNSEQKIIAELGTKFAIERSPFPTDNELLNYPNHLLSISAIHYNNNALDGAFSPQADLFSPINQKNLIGWVKIQADTAVVSIEKYQYASLILIIWFIFNLLSGLITLRITKNLTKPIGKVEDALNKLTKEQFSSAKLMRLPTEYQGLQRDILMLTERLEQHRSDLNIGIEQATEDLRRSMDSMEEKSAQLHIANREAMESNRLKSQFLANISHEVRTPLNAILGYTKTLQKGVKDPQHKLYVDTIEQSTNSLLAIIGDILDFSKIEAGKLSLESNHFNLRALIDDIYQTLSINLLTKEKQIDLVTEYDTQVPEWIIGDSTRVRQILTNLIGNAIKFTHQGSVKTKVSCQTQADNKLVLSFQIIDTGIGIPEHKIDRLFKPFSQVDTSTTRQFGGTGLGLVISKKLVEQMYGKIEVSSDPSIGSTFRFTLKLQASPNLMDQKDPLDCHIILLEPSSTYRAHLSSYLQSIGVKSIRCSDIEQMITALQDKAKQTDGLLISLEADEDNVEEAKELIRYAAQHYAIPSILLIQPPRSIAQHSELKDLCSEILLKPVSHDRLYKALSNINQSVIQLEDLNPLEEIEFPRQGLRILAVDDAPINLQLLCHWLQPHGIQVSLAYSGQQALKLAADNAFDLIFMDIQMPEMDGMETTRQLRRLNGYENIPIIALTAHALGSEQQQILASGMNAYLTKPIDEDVLFRTIDDWCSNTETFQQQIDATLENIFDIQKALDIVNGKTEIAKEMFTMLADSLDSEKKLVLHHLENQDSEKLIEVVHRIHGASKYTGTINIARQAGFLETHLKELGMEDVTGVAEDFLQAIDDLINHRELIRWPQE, from the coding sequence ATGATAAATATTCGCTTACCTGGCCTACGCTTTAATCACAATAGCAAATTATTTTTTTCCCTGTTTGCGCCTGTTTTTATTATCTCTATTTTGTCTTGTGTTTTTTTACTATCAACTCGTTTTCAAGATCTAGACAATAATCTTCATCAACGCATCAGCCATATCACTGAACAAGTTGCCGCTACCAGCGAATATGCTATCGTCTTCTCAGATCAGAATATGATGTATCGTATTTTGCAAAATGCTTTGAGCAACCAATACATAAGCAGCATTCAACTTTATAACAGTGAACAAAAAATCATTGCCGAGCTAGGCACAAAATTCGCTATTGAAAGATCACCATTTCCAACCGATAACGAGCTGCTTAATTATCCCAACCATCTACTGTCAATCAGTGCGATTCATTACAATAATAATGCCTTAGACGGAGCATTTAGCCCACAAGCTGACTTGTTCAGCCCTATCAATCAAAAAAATCTCATTGGCTGGGTAAAAATCCAGGCAGACACAGCGGTTGTTAGCATAGAAAAATACCAATACGCCAGCTTAATTCTAATCATATGGTTTATCTTCAATTTATTATCAGGCTTGATTACGCTGCGCATTACGAAAAATCTCACAAAACCGATTGGCAAAGTTGAAGATGCTTTAAATAAGCTCACCAAAGAGCAGTTTTCTTCTGCCAAGCTCATGCGACTACCAACAGAATATCAAGGCTTACAACGAGACATACTGATGCTCACCGAACGGTTAGAGCAACACCGCAGTGACTTGAATATCGGTATTGAGCAAGCCACTGAAGACTTGCGTCGCAGTATGGACAGCATGGAAGAAAAAAGCGCTCAACTACACATCGCCAATCGTGAGGCAATGGAATCCAATCGACTTAAATCGCAGTTTTTAGCCAACATCAGCCACGAAGTTCGAACACCATTAAACGCTATTCTAGGCTACACAAAAACCTTACAAAAAGGAGTCAAAGATCCTCAACATAAACTCTATGTGGATACCATAGAACAATCTACTAACAGTCTTTTGGCGATCATTGGCGATATTTTAGACTTCTCTAAAATAGAAGCGGGTAAGCTTAGTTTAGAGAGCAACCACTTTAACCTTCGAGCACTGATTGACGATATTTATCAGACGCTTAGCATCAATTTGTTAACAAAAGAAAAACAGATAGATTTGGTGACAGAATACGATACACAAGTCCCAGAATGGATTATTGGTGACAGTACTCGCGTTCGCCAAATACTGACCAATTTAATTGGTAATGCCATTAAATTCACTCATCAGGGATCGGTCAAGACAAAAGTCTCATGCCAGACGCAAGCTGACAATAAACTCGTTCTGTCGTTTCAAATTATAGATACTGGCATCGGCATTCCAGAACACAAAATAGATCGTCTGTTTAAACCCTTTTCACAAGTAGATACCAGCACAACACGACAATTTGGAGGCACTGGACTTGGCTTAGTCATCAGTAAAAAACTGGTGGAGCAAATGTATGGCAAGATAGAAGTGAGCAGCGACCCCAGTATTGGTTCCACGTTTCGCTTCACACTCAAACTACAGGCCTCGCCTAATTTAATGGATCAAAAAGACCCACTGGATTGTCACATTATTCTGTTGGAACCCAGTAGCACCTATCGCGCTCATTTATCCAGTTACTTACAAAGCATTGGCGTCAAAAGCATTCGCTGTAGTGACATTGAACAAATGATTACCGCACTGCAAGATAAAGCTAAGCAAACAGATGGATTACTGATCAGCTTGGAGGCGGATGAAGACAATGTGGAAGAAGCAAAAGAATTGATTCGTTATGCAGCGCAGCATTACGCTATTCCCAGCATACTCTTGATCCAACCCCCTAGAAGCATTGCACAACATTCAGAATTGAAAGACTTATGCAGTGAAATTTTACTTAAACCCGTTAGTCACGATCGACTCTATAAAGCCTTATCGAACATAAACCAATCAGTGATTCAATTAGAAGATTTAAATCCACTAGAAGAGATCGAATTTCCACGTCAAGGCTTGCGAATTCTTGCCGTAGACGATGCGCCCATTAATCTGCAATTACTCTGTCACTGGCTTCAGCCTCATGGTATTCAAGTAAGCCTAGCCTACAGTGGTCAACAAGCTTTAAAATTGGCCGCTGACAATGCCTTTGATCTGATCTTTATGGACATTCAAATGCCTGAAATGGATGGTATGGAAACGACTCGACAGTTACGCCGATTAAATGGTTATGAAAATATCCCCATCATAGCCTTAACAGCCCATGCCCTAGGTTCAGAACAACAGCAAATCCTCGCCAGCGGCATGAACGCTTATCTGACCAAACCCATAGATGAAGACGTGCTATTTAGAACCATAGATGATTGGTGTTCCAACACGGAAACCTTCCAACAACAAATAGACGCTACCTTAGAAAATATTTTTGACATTCAAAAGGCACTCGATATAGTCAATGGCAAGACAGAAATCGCTAAAGAAATGTTTACTATGTTGGCGGATTCATTAGATAGCGAGAAGAAACTCGTCTTACACCATCTGGAGAATCAGGACTCCGAGAAACTCATTGAAGTGGTACATCGTATTCACGGTGCTTCCAAATACACTGGCACCATCAATATTGCACGACAAGCTGGTTTTTTAGAAACTCATTTAAAAGAATTAGGCATGGAAGACGTCACAGGAGTTGCAGAAGACTTTCTTCAAGCCATTGATGACCTTATCAACCATCGTGAACTTATCCGATGGCCTCAAGAATAA
- the rlmD gene encoding 23S rRNA (uracil(1939)-C(5))-methyltransferase RlmD, which translates to MRRRNSNQRRPKRSPLGPLQTYFIDGLTHEAKGVARLDGKVTFIDGALPGETVMAQVNKLGRRFDEAILREVITPSEQRVEPLCRHFNQCGGCSFQHLEMSAQRQAKHQWLAGQLRHLCSAEDIEQLYAEADGYRRRARISVSHKDSNLVMGFRGKSSNQVIDITSCQVLTPKLQQVFHALKDMLAETKIFSTLGHVELLLDSKGVSLVLRLIKILPLELRQQCESWAAQQKVDLYWQAPNESKAEVSTQQMRYYELSGLRLFYHPQDFIQVNDKMNQKMVEQAISWLAPTQEDVVLDLFCGVGNFSLPLAQGAGKVIGVELLQSMVDSAKHNADYNALKNVSFLSADLTQAPPRALQHEKITKVLLDPPRAGAFEFLDTMIKMAPKQILYVSCNASTLARDAEYLVANGYQVIKTGLMDMFPQTSHVETMMLLQSKK; encoded by the coding sequence TTGAGAAGAAGAAATTCCAACCAGCGCCGCCCTAAACGCTCCCCATTAGGGCCATTGCAAACTTATTTTATTGATGGCTTAACCCATGAAGCCAAAGGCGTGGCTCGCCTTGATGGTAAAGTTACCTTCATAGATGGTGCCTTGCCTGGCGAAACCGTCATGGCTCAGGTGAACAAGTTGGGTCGCCGTTTTGATGAGGCCATCCTACGAGAAGTTATTACCCCTAGTGAGCAAAGAGTTGAGCCTCTTTGTAGGCATTTTAATCAGTGTGGCGGTTGCAGTTTCCAGCACCTTGAAATGTCTGCGCAGCGTCAAGCTAAGCACCAATGGTTGGCTGGGCAGTTACGACATCTTTGTTCGGCAGAAGACATTGAACAACTTTATGCCGAAGCAGATGGTTATCGACGTCGAGCGCGGATCTCTGTGAGTCACAAGGACAGTAATTTAGTAATGGGATTTCGTGGTAAGTCTTCTAATCAGGTGATCGACATCACCAGCTGTCAGGTATTAACGCCTAAATTACAACAGGTGTTTCACGCACTTAAAGATATGTTGGCTGAGACGAAAATTTTTTCTACATTGGGTCACGTGGAATTATTGCTAGACAGCAAAGGCGTATCGCTTGTATTGCGCTTGATAAAAATATTACCCCTGGAGCTGCGTCAACAATGCGAGTCTTGGGCCGCGCAGCAAAAAGTGGATTTGTATTGGCAAGCACCAAATGAGAGCAAAGCTGAGGTGTCCACTCAACAGATGCGCTATTATGAATTGTCAGGCTTGCGTTTGTTCTATCATCCACAAGACTTTATTCAAGTGAATGACAAAATGAACCAAAAAATGGTAGAGCAAGCCATATCTTGGTTGGCCCCGACACAAGAGGATGTGGTGTTAGATTTGTTTTGTGGCGTGGGCAATTTTTCTTTGCCATTAGCACAAGGGGCTGGCAAGGTGATAGGTGTTGAATTACTGCAAAGTATGGTGGACTCAGCAAAGCACAATGCAGATTATAACGCACTAAAGAATGTGTCTTTTTTGTCTGCGGATTTAACTCAAGCGCCGCCTCGAGCTTTACAGCATGAGAAAATTACCAAAGTACTATTGGATCCCCCTCGTGCTGGTGCGTTTGAATTCTTAGATACCATGATTAAAATGGCTCCTAAGCAAATTTTGTATGTTTCTTGCAATGCTTCTACCTTAGCAAGAGATGCAGAGTATCTGGTGGCAAATGGATATCAAGTAATAAAAACAGGTTTAATGGATATGTTCCCGCAGACTTCTCATGTGGAAACCATGATGCTGTTGCAAAGCAAGAAGTAA
- a CDS encoding DNA repair protein RecO C-terminal domain-containing protein, with product MRANAYVIHTRPFQDNKVLVDCLTLEQGLMRGVWRLPKKEARVLPGPFLCYEMEYSGRTDLKTIKSLESLSIPKTLQGVNLYAALYVHELLTKLLPSNLPLSDVYHLYQWLIDSLHSGAPAAPILRRFEVGLFAELGAGINMALTGRGEVLQAEQMYQFDAQFGLRPYHGDRLKQAPVLFVEGQLALNYAMGLWRDKQVLSLAKVLHRYWLDDLLQGKPISARDLLPNTEYQGERLMGVPVFRLVPQVDPSQGL from the coding sequence ATGCGCGCCAATGCGTATGTGATTCATACCCGCCCTTTTCAGGACAACAAAGTTCTGGTGGATTGTTTGACATTAGAACAGGGCTTGATGCGCGGCGTTTGGCGCTTACCAAAGAAAGAGGCTCGGGTTTTACCTGGGCCTTTTTTGTGTTACGAAATGGAATATTCGGGACGTACTGACCTTAAGACCATTAAAAGTTTAGAGTCTTTGTCTATTCCTAAGACATTACAAGGGGTGAATTTATACGCTGCCTTGTATGTTCATGAATTACTGACCAAGTTATTGCCCAGTAATCTTCCTTTGAGTGATGTCTACCACCTTTATCAATGGTTGATCGACAGTTTACATTCAGGTGCGCCGGCAGCACCCATATTAAGGCGCTTTGAGGTTGGTTTGTTTGCGGAATTGGGAGCCGGTATTAACATGGCTTTAACGGGTCGTGGTGAAGTTCTGCAAGCAGAACAAATGTATCAGTTCGATGCTCAGTTTGGCTTGCGCCCTTATCATGGTGATCGGTTAAAGCAAGCACCTGTTTTATTTGTCGAAGGTCAGTTGGCGTTGAATTACGCTATGGGGTTGTGGCGAGATAAACAGGTTTTGAGTTTGGCCAAAGTGTTGCATCGCTATTGGCTAGACGACTTGTTGCAAGGTAAACCCATTAGTGCCAGAGACTTGTTACCGAACACTGAGTATCAAGGTGAAAGGTTAATGGGCGTACCTGTGTTTCGCCTTGTTCCGCAAGTGGATCCTTCGCAAGGTTTATAG
- the acpS gene encoding holo-ACP synthase, producing the protein MIIGVGTDLVEIARVANSIERLGERFVDRILTEQEKQRWQAISHPDQANAYVAKRFAAKEAAVKALGTGIGSGVSFQHFNVINLPSGQPCLEVADNIKARFDQEIRWYLSLTDEIAYAQAFVILEAIG; encoded by the coding sequence TTGATTATTGGCGTGGGTACGGATTTAGTAGAGATTGCTCGTGTAGCGAACTCAATTGAACGTTTGGGCGAACGCTTTGTGGATCGCATTTTAACCGAGCAAGAAAAACAACGTTGGCAAGCTATTTCGCATCCTGACCAAGCCAATGCGTATGTTGCTAAACGTTTTGCAGCCAAAGAAGCAGCCGTTAAAGCTTTGGGAACAGGGATAGGATCAGGGGTAAGTTTTCAGCACTTTAACGTCATAAATCTGCCTTCTGGTCAGCCATGCTTGGAAGTGGCTGACAATATTAAAGCGCGTTTTGATCAAGAGATTCGCTGGTACCTTAGCCTGACGGATGAGATTGCTTATGCACAAGCATTCGTTATTCTTGAGGCCATCGGATAA
- the cysM gene encoding cysteine synthase CysM — MIEYSTIESLIGQTPLVRLQRINPNPSNTILLKLEGQNPAGSVKDRPALNMILQAEQRGDIQPGDSLIEATSGNTGIALAMAAAIKGYKMHLIMPDNMSQERKSAMSAYGAILHLVSKAEGMERARDLAQEMQDQGIGKVLNQFANPDNPNAHYVSTGPEIWQQTQGTVTHFVSSMGTTGTIMGVSQYLKEQNSEVQIIGLQPQDGASIPGIRRWPKEYLPAIFDDSRVDQVMDVSQQVAEQTMRRLAKEEGIFCGVSSGGSVAMAMKLSETLNNAVIVAIVCDRGDRYLSTGVFD; from the coding sequence ATGATTGAGTATTCAACAATTGAATCTCTAATTGGGCAAACCCCGTTAGTTCGCCTGCAGAGAATCAACCCAAACCCGAGTAACACCATTTTATTAAAATTGGAAGGACAAAACCCAGCCGGTTCTGTAAAGGACCGTCCCGCCTTAAACATGATATTGCAGGCTGAGCAACGTGGTGATATTCAACCTGGAGACAGTCTGATTGAAGCAACCAGTGGCAATACAGGCATTGCCTTGGCGATGGCGGCCGCCATCAAAGGTTATAAAATGCATCTCATTATGCCCGATAACATGAGTCAAGAGCGTAAGTCTGCAATGTCGGCCTACGGTGCTATCTTACATCTCGTTAGCAAAGCTGAAGGTATGGAAAGAGCCCGTGACCTAGCACAAGAGATGCAAGATCAGGGTATAGGCAAGGTGTTAAACCAATTTGCTAATCCTGATAATCCTAATGCGCATTATGTGTCTACTGGACCAGAAATTTGGCAGCAGACTCAAGGGACAGTGACGCACTTTGTCAGCTCAATGGGCACCACTGGAACCATCATGGGGGTGTCGCAATATTTAAAAGAGCAAAACTCTGAGGTACAGATTATTGGCTTACAGCCGCAAGACGGTGCCAGCATTCCTGGTATTCGTCGTTGGCCGAAAGAATACTTGCCCGCCATATTTGATGACTCTCGTGTGGATCAGGTAATGGATGTTTCCCAACAAGTTGCGGAGCAAACCATGCGTCGTTTAGCCAAAGAAGAGGGCATCTTCTGTGGTGTTTCCTCTGGTGGTTCTGTCGCTATGGCCATGAAGTTATCAGAAACCCTTAACAATGCGGTTATTGTCGCTATAGTGTGTGATCGCGGAGATCGTTACTTGTCTACGGGTGTATTCGACTAA
- the relA gene encoding GTP diphosphokinase — protein sequence MVTVRKDHPVLEDGSVDIDAWMAGFAELIDDSARVPLRMACELSRQAELQCARPSYWGPQASTFRAGLEMVEILSGFRADQDSLVAAALYRAVREDQLPLTRVVDMFGRKVASLVEGVIRMGEVSKNLTADSAAEVLGSNENQLESLRKMLVSIIDDVRVVLIKLAERACAIKEAKYQDDDRRVAVALEVQSVYAPLAHRLGIGHIKWELEDLSFRYLYPTEYKRIAKWLDEKRLDRQQYIDDVINLLDQRLKGINIHADLMGRAKHIYSIWRKMKRKNIGFDEVYDVRAVRILVNEPMECYGVLGIVHNLWKPIPQEFDDYISNPKSNGYQSLHTAVVGPQGRALEIQIRTQKMHEDAELGVCAHWKYKGTDLSSNSSSYEEKLQWLRTILDFHEVQGDLESLSEQVRSDIEQDRIYVFTPDGHVVDLPINATPVDFAYRVHTEIGHRCRGAKVNGKIISLVTHLKTGDKIEILTSKEGGPSRDWLHPTLGYVQTNRARAKIQSWFRKEDREKNLEAGRALLDKQLKRLGIEESRIDLATVASRFNFSHADEVYVALGAGDIQLARVLRVIDEFFTLDGEAASTRPIRLKKSRHKSSDDDIHILGVGKLLTQMAKCCTPIPGDDITGYITQGRGVSVHRQDCINIIQLGMDEPERIIDVSWGERVDNQYPVNIQVEAYDRTGLLNDITGLLANEKVNLLSMNTLSAKENHTANIRFTIEVGELSVLSKLLHRINQLPNVLNVFREKDA from the coding sequence ATGGTAACAGTAAGAAAAGACCATCCAGTGTTAGAGGATGGCAGTGTTGATATCGACGCTTGGATGGCGGGTTTTGCCGAGTTAATTGATGACAGTGCACGTGTTCCCTTACGCATGGCTTGTGAACTTTCACGCCAAGCCGAACTTCAGTGTGCCCGACCTTCATATTGGGGACCACAGGCCAGTACTTTCCGAGCCGGTTTGGAAATGGTCGAAATTTTATCTGGTTTTCGTGCTGATCAGGATTCCTTGGTAGCCGCCGCATTGTATCGAGCTGTGCGCGAAGATCAGCTGCCGCTAACCCGTGTTGTGGATATGTTTGGCCGTAAGGTGGCATCCTTAGTGGAAGGCGTTATTCGCATGGGGGAAGTGTCCAAGAATCTTACTGCAGATAGCGCAGCTGAAGTCTTAGGCAGCAATGAAAACCAGCTTGAATCCTTGCGCAAAATGCTGGTATCCATCATTGACGATGTGCGCGTAGTGCTTATTAAGCTGGCTGAACGAGCTTGTGCTATAAAAGAAGCTAAGTATCAAGACGATGATCGTCGTGTTGCGGTTGCTCTTGAAGTGCAAAGTGTTTATGCGCCATTAGCTCACCGTTTAGGAATTGGCCACATCAAGTGGGAATTGGAAGATTTATCTTTTCGTTATTTGTACCCTACCGAATATAAGCGTATCGCTAAATGGTTGGATGAAAAACGCCTTGATCGTCAACAGTATATAGATGATGTCATTAACTTGCTGGATCAACGTTTAAAAGGAATTAACATTCATGCTGACTTAATGGGTCGTGCTAAACATATTTACAGTATTTGGCGCAAAATGAAGCGTAAGAACATCGGCTTTGATGAAGTCTATGATGTTCGTGCTGTGCGTATTTTGGTTAACGAACCTATGGAATGTTATGGCGTGTTGGGTATTGTTCATAACCTTTGGAAGCCCATACCTCAAGAGTTCGATGATTACATCAGTAATCCTAAATCTAATGGTTATCAATCACTTCATACCGCTGTGGTAGGACCCCAAGGTCGCGCGTTGGAGATACAGATCCGTACGCAAAAAATGCATGAAGATGCAGAGTTGGGAGTGTGTGCTCACTGGAAATATAAGGGTACGGATTTAAGTTCTAACAGCAGCAGTTATGAAGAAAAATTGCAGTGGCTTAGAACCATCTTAGACTTCCATGAAGTACAGGGGGATTTGGAATCCTTATCTGAACAAGTGCGCAGTGATATTGAACAAGATCGAATTTATGTCTTTACCCCGGATGGTCATGTGGTGGATTTGCCAATCAATGCCACACCAGTAGATTTTGCTTATCGTGTGCACACAGAAATTGGTCATCGTTGTCGTGGCGCCAAAGTCAATGGCAAGATCATTTCTTTGGTAACCCATCTAAAAACGGGTGATAAGATCGAAATCTTAACCTCCAAGGAAGGTGGTCCGAGCCGTGATTGGTTACACCCAACATTGGGATATGTACAGACCAACCGAGCCCGCGCCAAAATTCAGAGTTGGTTTAGAAAGGAAGATCGTGAGAAAAACCTGGAAGCAGGTAGGGCTTTATTAGACAAACAGTTGAAGCGATTGGGTATTGAAGAGAGTCGCATTGACCTTGCCACTGTCGCTTCCCGTTTTAACTTCTCCCACGCTGACGAAGTGTATGTGGCCTTAGGTGCTGGCGATATTCAGCTAGCGCGTGTACTGCGAGTGATCGATGAATTTTTTACTTTGGATGGTGAGGCGGCAAGTACCCGTCCAATTCGTTTGAAAAAGAGTCGTCACAAATCTTCAGACGATGACATTCATATTCTAGGGGTTGGTAAACTACTGACACAAATGGCTAAATGCTGTACGCCAATTCCTGGCGACGACATTACTGGCTATATTACTCAGGGGCGTGGTGTATCGGTTCACCGTCAAGATTGCATCAATATTATTCAGCTTGGTATGGATGAGCCAGAGCGTATTATTGATGTAAGTTGGGGGGAGCGAGTTGATAATCAATACCCAGTTAACATTCAAGTTGAAGCTTATGATAGAACGGGCTTGCTGAATGATATTACAGGCTTGTTGGCAAATGAGAAGGTCAATTTATTGTCCATGAATACCTTGTCTGCTAAGGAAAATCACACCGCTAATATTCGCTTTACCATAGAGGTAGGTGAGCTGAGTGTGTTGAGTAAATTACTTCACCGTATCAATCAGTTACCTAACGTATTAAATGTGTTTAGAGAGAAAGACGCTTGA